Proteins encoded together in one Vigna angularis cultivar LongXiaoDou No.4 chromosome 5, ASM1680809v1, whole genome shotgun sequence window:
- the LOC108339663 gene encoding 3-ketoacyl-CoA synthase 12 yields the protein MELLYLLYLVPTLYSCLLIWKMLEERRDRECYILNYQCYKPPNDRMLGTEFCGKLIKRSENLGPNEYRFLLKAIVSSGIGEQTYAPRNIFEGREATPTLHDSIEEMEEFFNDAIAKLLEKSKVSPSEIDILVVNISMLSTVPSLSSRIINRYKLRHDVKVYNLTGMGCSASLISMDIVKNIFKTQRNKMALLITSESLSPNWYTGNDRSMILANCLFRSGGCAILLTNKRSLKNRAILRLKCLVRTHHGAREEAYNCCVQREDDQGRLGFHLEKTLPKAATRAFVDNLRVMAPKILPVRELLRFLFMSLIKKVNKNNTPKSAITGATKSPLNFRTGVDHFCLHTGGKAVIEGIGMSLDLNEYDLEPARMTLHRFGNTSAGSLWYVLSYMEAKKRLKKGDTVFMISFGAGFKCNSCLWEVMKDLGDPNVWDDCIDDYPPETLDNPFMKTYGWINEVEDPNTYENIPDFLK from the coding sequence ATGGAGTTGCTCTATCTACTGTACCTCGTCCCAACGTTGTACTCATGTTTACTCATCTGGAAAATGTTGGAGGAGAGACGCGACAGGGAGTGTTACATCTTGAACTACCAATGCTACAAGCCCCCCAACGACCGCATGCTGGGCACCGAATTCTGTGGGAAACTCATCAAACGCTCCGAAAACTTGGGTCCCAACGAGTACCGTTTTCTGTTGAAGGCCATCGTCAGCTCCGGCATCGGCGAACAGACTTACGCGCCAAGAAACATCTTCGAGGGTAGAGAGGCAACGCCCACATTGCACGACAGCATCGAAGAGATGGAAGAGTTCTTCAACGACGCCATCGCCAAGCTTCTGGAAAAATCCAAAGTCTCCCCCTCCGAGATCGACATCCTCGTCGTCAACATCTCCATGCTCTCCACTGTCCCCTCCCTCTCCTCGCGTATCATCAACCGCTACAAGCTCCGCCACGACGTCAAGGTCTACAACCTCACCGGCATGGGTTGCAGCGCCAGCCTGATCTCCATGGACATTGTGAAAAACATCTTCAAGACGCAGAGGAACAAGATGGCGTTGTTGATCACCTCGGAGTCCCTCAGCCCCAACTGGTACACCGGCAACGACAGATCCATGATCCTCGCCAACTGCCTGTTCCGCTCCGGCGGCTGCGCGATTCTCTTGACCAACAAACGGTCCTTGAAGAACAGAGCCATCCTGCGGTTGAAGTGCCTGGTGAGGACGCACCACGGTGCCAGAGAAGAGGCTTACAATTGTTGTGTTCAGCGGGAAGATGACCAGGGAAGGCTAGGGTTTCACCTTGAGAAGACGCTTCCCAAGGCTGCCACGCGAGCCTTCGTTGATAATCTTCGAGTCATGGCACCCAAAATATTACCTGTCCGTGAGTTGCTCAGGTTTCTGTTCATGTCGCTTATTAAAAAAGTCAACAAGAACAACACTCCGAAGTCTGCGATCACCGGAGCTACAAAATCTCCGTTGAACTTCAGAACTGGGGTGGATCACTTTTGCTTGCATACCGGAGGAAAAGCCGTGATCGAAGGCATTGGAATGAGCTTGGATCTGAACGAGTACGACCTGGAACCGGCGAGGATGACGCTGCACCGGTTCGGAAACACGTCGGCGGGTAGCTTGTGGTACGTGTTATCATACATGGAAGCGAAGAAGAGGTTGAAGAAGGGTGACACGGTGTTCATGATAAGCTTTGGAGCAGGCTTTAAATGCAACAGCTGTTTGTGGGAGGTGATGAAAGACCTGGGAGACCCAAATGTGTGGGACGATTGCATTGATGACTACCCACCAGAGACACTGGACAACCCCTTCATGAAGACCTATGGTTGGATCAACGAGGTTGAAGACCCCAACACTTACGAAAATATCCCTGATTTTCTCAAGTGA